A genome region from Lytechinus pictus isolate F3 Inbred chromosome 16, Lp3.0, whole genome shotgun sequence includes the following:
- the LOC129279253 gene encoding 14-3-3 protein 2-like — protein MAEQKLSDSEKWELVEMAKTSEMAERYDEMVGYMKKVAKEGNVDLDSAERNLLSVAYKNVVGARRSAWRIISGTEQKATEKGKEQEAVYAKQYRLEIEQELKDISSDVIELLTDTLIAHATADDSKVFYHKMEGDYSRYLAEIATAEERGDIAGRSLKAYKKASEVAESLPSTHPLKLGLVLNFSVFYYEIMGSPERACELAKTAFDNAIADLDGIKEDNYKDSTLIMQLLRDNLTLWTSERSDDVEDIEDQQ, from the coding sequence atggccGAGCAGAAGTTGAGTGACTCTGAAAAATGGGAGCTGGTGGAGATGGCCAAGACATCAGAAATGGCGGAGAGGTACGACGAAATGGTTGGCTACATGAAAAAGGTAGCCAAGGAGGGTAACGTCGATTTGGATTCTGCAGAGAGGAATCTTCTGTCGGTGGCGTACAAGAATGTGGTAGGTGCGAGACGTTCTGCATGGCGCATTATCAGTGGCACCGAGCAGAAAGCAACAGAAAAAGGCAAGGAGCAAGAGGCAGTATATGCCAAACAGTATAGACTAGAGATTGAGCAGGAGCTGAAAGATATCTCCAGCGACGTTATAGAACTTTTAACAGATACCTTGATAGCCCACGCCACAGCCGATGATTCTAAAGTATTTTACCATAAAATGGAAGGAGACTACTCCAGATATCTAGCCGAGATCGCTACCGCGGAAGAACGTGGAGATATTGCAGGTCGCAGTTTGAAAGCATACAAAAAAGCTAGTGAAGTTGCAGAGAGTTTACCTTCTACACATCCATTAAAGTTGGGCCTGGTACTCAACTTCAGCGTATTCTACTACGAGATCATGGGTTCCCCTGAACGTGCCTGTGAACTGGCCAAGACAGCATTCGATAATGCCATTGCAGATCTGGATGGTATCAAAGAGGACAACTACAAGGATTCAACTCTCATCATGCAACTGTTGAGGGACAACCTAACACTATGGACTTCCGAAAGGTCAGATGACGTAGAGGACATTGAAGATCAACAATAG